The following proteins are encoded in a genomic region of Magallana gigas chromosome 1, xbMagGiga1.1, whole genome shotgun sequence:
- the LOC136276054 gene encoding uncharacterized protein — MQEGHPYDLRSRDRAVLDFIRSCDDSSDEMSDSHAELEASGGLATTVSTEEVRATTPRIHAVPRAPNISSEILVLEKELQTLELHKRKMQLLQNIDACKQTIAAMQEKDSPGQSPSTTRAPKNHATASGVEPTPNVQPLQGTVDLSNLMNLFPSHVSTAFTQCPSSNKGKVRLVHNYVWLDPIMQQEKDDLLTLTNTGVKINKKLDRDYYKLSIEQWGYGNAAIMQEMIINQELDDQGVRDYLEYTKYINRLFNKYVKGSVLLFDREYRELQFKEKFRWGVSRPHLQDFQLISKPNSLTMQTLQGSLGTNAKKEGTSKQKGSRRGPFTPDGKEICRKFNMETCDFTNYDFDRNFLCEGIKEGFRIIDEGAQQRLVPCEVDNYQSCFQNAEQVEKQILYELSNGNYVATCVKPTIVSALGAIPKSHSKVRLIHDASRPLHMSINDYVQLDTSCSYMDLRVVSKLISEGCYLAKIDLQSAYRSVPIHPSNYWATGLKWQFVNATSPTYLYDTKLPFGAAKSPQIFQRLSSAVCRILKKVYGYTAIAYLDDFLIFGKNYYECSRAMYTLLSLLRELGFAINWSKVEGPSQQLVFLGVVVDSVTMTLSLPSSKLQDFNNLLETFSRRKRASVRQLETLIGKLNWASQVICGGRTFLRRVLDLKNAVTERHHKVLLTEDFFADLQWWISFMSIFNGTCRIQDPRPITSLQTDASSEGGGGYYNGDYFYINWPLDLPACAMAHINVKEFIAIFLSVCRWGKYFVNSKVIIHSDNSSAVSWINKGTSRIPIVQFMCRILFWISALYNSVISAKYLPGKQNNIGDACSRLHEPGQLTKLYSLVPSLQHDNFSIATLLSHMSLPFIFARWIHCSVPTRPSICFEKKGMG; from the exons ATGCAGGAGGGTCACCCATACGATCTTCGTTCCAGAGACCGGGCGGTTCTTGACTTTATAAGATCGTGTGACGACTCGTCAGACGAAATGAGCGACAGCCATGCAGAATTAGAGGCCTCCGGCGGCTTGGCAACAACGGTATCAACAGAGGAAGTTCGGGCCACCACGCCGCGGATACATGCAGTCCCAAGAGCCCCAAATATATCAAGTGAAATACTCGTTTTAGAGAAGGAGCTCCAGACCTTAGAACTACATAAACGAAAGATGCAACTTCTTCAGAATATTGATGCTTGCAAACAGACTATAGCGGCAATGCAAGAGAAAGACAGCCCTGGCCAAAGCCCAAGTACAACTCGCGCACCTAAGAATCATGCGACTGCTTCTGGAGTTGAGCCTACACCGAATGTACAACCCCTGCAAGGTACGGTTGACCTCAGTAATCTTATGAACTTGTTCCCCTCTCATGTTTCTACTGCATTTACACAATGCCCATCCAGTAATAAAGGGAAAGTAAGACTCGTTCATAACTACGTTTGGCTTGACCCCATTATGCAACAAGAGAAGGATGATCTTCTCACTCTTACCAACACTGGAGTGAAGATTAACAAAAAGCTTGATCGTGACTATTATAAACTGTCCATTGAACAGTGGGGCTATGGTAATGCTGCCATTATGCAGGAAATGATCATTAATCAGGAACTGGATGACCAGGGAGTGCGCGACTACCTGGAGTATACCAAGTACATTAATCGCTTATTCAACAAGTATGTCAAAGGTAGTGTCCTACTCTTTGACCGTGAGTACAGAGAATTGCAATTCAAGGAAAAGTTTCGATGGGGTGTATCTCGTCCTCACCTTCAGGATTTTCAACTGATCTCTAAACCCAACAGCCTTACCATGCAGACCCTGCAAGGATCATTGGGAACAAACGCTAAGAAGGAGGGTACCTCCAAGCAGAAAGGAAGTCGACGTGGTCCATTCACACCTGACGGCAAAGAGATTTGCAGGAAATTTAATATGGAAACATGTGACTTTACCAACT ATGATTTTGATCGCAACTTCTTATGTGAGGGGATAAAAGAGGGTTTTAGAATTATTGATGAGGGAGCTCAGCAGCGACTTGTCCCATGTGAAGTTGATAATTATCAGTCATGTTTTCAAAATGCAGAACAAGTTGAGAAACAGATACTGTATGAATTGTCAAATGGAAATTATGTGGCTACTTGTGTCAAACCTACTATTGTTAGTGCCTTAGGAGCTATCCCTAAATCACATTCTAAGGTTAGGCTTATCCATGATGCTAGTCGCCCGTTGCATATGTCTATTAATGATTATGTACAGTTGGATACTTCATGTTCATACATGGATTTACGTGTTGTTAGTAAGCTCATTAGTGAAGGTTGTTATCTTGCAAAGATAGATCTACAGTCTGCTTATAGATCAGTCCCCATTCACCCTTCTAACTATTGGGCTACTGGGTTAAAATGGCAGTTTGTAAATGCTACGTCGCCAACATATTTGTATGACACTAAGCTTCCCTTTGGCGCTGCTAAAAGCCCTCAAATTTTTCAACGGCTTAGTAGTGCAGTCtgtagaattttaaagaaagtgtATGGTTATACTGCAATTGCTTATCTTgatgattttttgatttttgggaAAAACTATTATGAATGTTCAAGAGCAATGTATACCCTTCTTAGCCTACTTAGAGAGCTAGGTTTTGCTATTAACTGGTCCAAGGTTGAAGGTCCTTCCCAGCAGCTGGTATTCCTGGGGGTGGTAGTAGATTCAGTGACAATGACTCTATCCTTGCCATCATCAAAGCTACAAGATTTCAACAATTTACTGGAAACTTTTTCTCGGAGAAAGCGAGCTAGTGTTAGACAGTTAGAAACACTTATTGGAAAGCTCAATTGGGCCTCTCAAGTGATCTGTGGTGGTCGTACCTTTCTCCGTCGAGTTTTGGATTTGAAGAATGCTGTGACTGAGAGACATCATAAAGTGTTGCTCACTGAGGATTTCTTTGCAGACCTTCAGTGGTGGATATCATTTATGTCGATATTCAATGGCACGTGTCGTATACAGGATCCACGCCCCATCACCTCGCTCCAGACGGATGCTTCTTCTGAGGGAGGTGGAGGATACTACAATGGAGACTACTTCTACATTAATTGGCCATTAGATCTACCAGCTTGTGCCATGGCCCATATTAATGTTAAAGAATTTATCGCTATTTTCTTGTCTGTGTGTAGGTGGGGTAAATACTTTGTGAATAGTAAAGTGATCATACATAGTGATAATTCTTCTGCCGTGTCGTGGATTAACAAAGGAACTTCCAGGATTCCCATTGTACAGTTCATGTGCCGCATTCTGTTCTGGATATCTGCCCTGTATAATAGTGTTATCAGTGCTAAATACTTACCAGGCAAACAAAACAACATTGGGGATGCATGTTCCCGTCTCCATGAGCCGGGTCAACTTACAAAACTGTATTCCTTAGTGCCTTCCCTGCAACACGATAACTTTTCTATTGCAACATTGTTGTCTCATATGTCATTACCTTTTATCTTTGCCAGGTGGATTCACTGTTCAGTCCCTACAAGACCAAGCATCTGCTTTGAAAAGAAAGGCATGGGCTAA